One window from the genome of Spiractinospora alimapuensis encodes:
- a CDS encoding PH domain-containing protein, whose amino-acid sequence MAEERDDGFSVARQEVPPGSLRLRPPRNEVHRRSVSHWTLRALVGSACFVGPPLVAAVIIQAFTDVSWLSLLLWGVTGVTALAAAVVTVVMPRWRFRVHRWEVTNDAVYTLSGWFWQEWRVAPLSRIQTVDTHRGPLQRPLGLSTVIVTTASAAGPLRIESLGADSAADVAAQLTAATQATPGDAT is encoded by the coding sequence ATGGCCGAAGAACGAGACGACGGGTTCTCCGTCGCGCGACAGGAGGTTCCGCCTGGATCCCTACGGCTGCGCCCACCCCGAAACGAGGTCCACCGGCGTTCGGTCAGCCACTGGACGCTGCGCGCGTTGGTCGGATCCGCGTGCTTCGTCGGACCCCCGCTGGTGGCCGCTGTCATCATCCAGGCGTTCACCGACGTGTCCTGGCTGTCCCTGCTGCTGTGGGGCGTCACCGGTGTCACCGCTCTCGCGGCCGCGGTGGTCACCGTGGTCATGCCGCGTTGGCGCTTCCGCGTCCACCGCTGGGAGGTGACCAACGACGCCGTCTACACCCTGTCCGGTTGGTTCTGGCAGGAGTGGCGCGTCGCACCGTTGTCACGGATCCAGACGGTTGACACCCACCGCGGTCCGCTGCAGCGGCCGCTCGGACTCTCCACGGTCATCGTCACCACCGCCTCCGCGGCCGGGCCTCTGCGAATCGAGAGTCTGGGCGCGGACAGTGCGGCGGACGTCGCCGCACAACTCACCGCCGCGACCCAGGCGACCCCGGGAGACGCGACATGA
- a CDS encoding baeRF2 domain-containing protein yields the protein MDLSELETLYGVGGPVLSLHINVSRDAEDADHAIGLRWENARRAARADGAGEDTVAAVDEIVGQTRGIAGPHGQAIFAADGRVLDEFPVASTPPDYDLRVGPLADPMLYLRGARSHVPFVLGVVDSRGADLTAEYPSGHRVRRQVVGEDKPTHKVREGGYHHNQMQRAVDERVKQNLKKVAQEVSRYADRADAEVVAIAGEVGLRGELADLLPRRLRGAVVDVDTGARASGSEESPLNEELDRRLAEQEESHVAAVVAEFERGRGADDRVAEGTGAIVRSLRRGQVGTLLWAADLAARDDLWIGPGGQDLAVSDTEARDLGIQHPERETAEAALLRAAVATSADLVFVAPDRLALQDGVGALLRF from the coding sequence ATGGATCTCTCCGAACTGGAAACTCTCTACGGTGTGGGCGGTCCGGTCCTGTCGCTGCACATCAATGTCTCCCGAGACGCCGAGGACGCGGACCACGCCATCGGTCTTCGTTGGGAGAACGCCCGACGGGCGGCCCGCGCCGACGGTGCGGGCGAGGACACCGTCGCCGCCGTCGACGAGATCGTCGGACAGACACGGGGAATCGCGGGTCCGCACGGTCAGGCGATCTTCGCCGCCGACGGACGCGTGCTCGACGAGTTCCCCGTCGCCTCGACACCGCCGGACTATGACCTGCGTGTCGGACCCCTCGCTGACCCCATGCTCTACCTGCGTGGCGCCAGGAGTCATGTGCCCTTCGTACTCGGCGTCGTTGACAGCCGTGGCGCCGACCTCACCGCGGAGTACCCGAGCGGACACCGCGTGCGGCGGCAGGTCGTGGGCGAGGACAAGCCGACGCACAAGGTGCGTGAAGGCGGATACCACCACAACCAGATGCAGCGTGCGGTGGACGAGCGGGTCAAGCAGAACCTCAAGAAGGTGGCCCAGGAGGTCTCGCGCTACGCCGATCGTGCGGACGCCGAGGTCGTGGCGATCGCCGGTGAAGTGGGTCTCCGAGGTGAACTGGCCGATCTCCTGCCCCGCCGGCTGCGGGGTGCCGTGGTCGACGTCGACACCGGCGCGCGAGCGTCGGGCTCGGAAGAATCACCGTTGAACGAGGAGCTCGATCGACGGCTCGCCGAGCAGGAGGAGAGCCACGTGGCCGCGGTGGTCGCCGAGTTCGAGCGCGGTCGCGGGGCGGACGACCGCGTCGCCGAGGGGACGGGCGCGATCGTGCGGTCCCTGCGGCGGGGCCAGGTTGGGACGCTCCTGTGGGCGGCGGATCTCGCCGCTCGCGATGATCTGTGGATTGGTCCCGGTGGCCAGGACCTCGCCGTTTCCGACACCGAGGCGCGGGACCTGGGGATCCAACACCCCGAACGGGAGACCGCGGAGGCCGCGCTGCTGCGTGCCGCGGTGGCCACATCCGCCGACCTCGTCTTCGTCGCTCCTGATCGACTGGCGCTCCAGGACGGGGTCGGGGCGCTCCTGAGGTTCTGA
- a CDS encoding DUF397 domain-containing protein: protein MRYDGWLKSSYSVGGNANCVEARLAATSAVDVRDSMNPDLPHLSFSATEWHAFLSAAQKEELG, encoded by the coding sequence ATGAGGTACGACGGTTGGCTGAAGTCGAGCTACAGCGTGGGGGGAAACGCTAACTGCGTGGAGGCGCGGTTGGCGGCGACGTCCGCGGTGGACGTGCGGGACTCCATGAACCCCGATCTCCCCCACCTCTCGTTCTCTGCCACGGAGTGGCACGCGTTCTTGTCCGCGGCCCAGAAGGAGGAGCTCGGCTAG
- a CDS encoding helix-turn-helix domain-containing protein produces MRAKFGEELRGFRTHARFTQKQLARAANVSQSHVSSIEVGTRGTTEEQIAQFDEIVDARGSLVGRWRAIFRAGGLPAWFTDKADLQARANQIHEYQISLIPGLLQTPKYAEELLRFGRVVREGDHLRSVLDARMKRQEILKGEDPPWYVVVLDEPWLHRPVGGARVMRAQLEYLLVVSEWSRVTVQVIPMDTTTLAGIDGSFQLIWVPGQGEYVYSETRNRADFSTDPDQLRDYTRLFGELRGAALPEDGSRGLIRTIMKEYE; encoded by the coding sequence ATGCGAGCGAAATTCGGTGAGGAGCTCCGGGGGTTCCGCACACACGCTCGGTTTACGCAGAAACAACTCGCCCGCGCGGCCAACGTCAGCCAATCACACGTCAGTAGTATCGAGGTCGGAACCAGGGGCACCACCGAGGAGCAAATCGCCCAATTTGATGAAATTGTGGACGCTCGCGGATCACTGGTCGGACGGTGGCGCGCCATCTTCCGAGCCGGAGGGCTCCCGGCCTGGTTCACGGACAAGGCGGACCTCCAGGCGCGCGCCAACCAGATCCACGAGTACCAGATCTCCCTGATTCCCGGGTTGCTGCAGACGCCCAAGTACGCCGAAGAACTCTTGCGCTTCGGTCGTGTCGTGCGTGAGGGGGATCACCTCAGGAGTGTTCTTGATGCGCGGATGAAAAGACAGGAAATCCTGAAAGGGGAGGATCCCCCTTGGTACGTTGTCGTTCTCGATGAGCCATGGCTTCATCGGCCAGTCGGTGGAGCACGTGTTATGCGAGCGCAATTGGAGTACCTCCTTGTCGTGTCCGAGTGGTCCAGGGTGACCGTGCAGGTAATACCCATGGATACGACCACCCTCGCCGGGATTGACGGCTCGTTCCAGCTCATCTGGGTTCCGGGTCAAGGCGAGTACGTCTACTCGGAGACGCGGAATCGCGCGGACTTCTCGACAGATCCCGATCAGTTGCGCGATTACACCCGTTTGTTCGGGGAGCTCCGTGGTGCCGCACTACCCGAGGATGGCTCGCGAGGTCTCATCCGCACAATCATGAAGGAGTACGAATGA
- a CDS encoding ATP-binding protein, whose amino-acid sequence MTTTMHVSLPGSVESVGRARDWLREILPTMGLTTCVEDALLVISELATNAVRHSRSGDPLGRYQIRVHTEPPRVLLAVTDAGGPHVPATTDNATTDFSSDSGHGLRLVEHFAQRWWCRGDSRSRTVTAELAMGGA is encoded by the coding sequence ATGACCACCACCATGCACGTGAGCCTTCCCGGGTCGGTGGAGAGCGTCGGCCGGGCCCGCGACTGGCTCCGCGAGATCCTGCCCACGATGGGCCTGACCACGTGCGTCGAAGACGCGCTCCTCGTCATCTCCGAGCTCGCCACCAACGCGGTGCGGCACTCCCGCAGTGGCGACCCCCTCGGTCGGTACCAGATTCGGGTCCACACGGAACCCCCTCGTGTGCTGCTGGCGGTGACCGACGCCGGTGGACCCCACGTACCAGCGACGACGGACAACGCGACGACGGATTTTTCCTCCGATTCCGGCCACGGCCTGCGGCTCGTGGAACACTTTGCTCAACGCTGGTGGTGCCGCGGTGATTCGCGCAGCCGAACCGTCACCGCCGAACTCGCTATGGGAGGTGCCTGA
- a CDS encoding GntR family transcriptional regulator, whose translation MESAQKQTVSAELGLRELILQGRLRAGDRLVEQDLVRRLGVSRTPVRAALARLESEGLLVAWPGGGYAVASFTAADVADAIDVRGTLEGMAARLAAENGLTRRVHAQLADCVAALDEVVEVLDGTDEPFLRYVEHNERFHAVLVRASDNRMLRAALERVVALPFASPSAFVRAQAHLPETLGVVRLAQRQHHDILAAIETGDAERAEDLSREHARMAKRNLDYALRDADAMRAVAGANLIGSGAEQRS comes from the coding sequence ATGGAATCCGCACAGAAGCAGACGGTCTCCGCGGAGCTCGGTCTGCGGGAACTGATCCTGCAGGGGCGGCTCCGCGCCGGTGACCGGCTCGTCGAGCAGGACCTCGTGCGTCGGCTCGGCGTTTCCCGTACTCCGGTCCGAGCGGCGCTGGCTCGACTGGAGTCCGAAGGTCTGCTCGTGGCCTGGCCCGGAGGAGGCTACGCGGTGGCGTCCTTCACCGCGGCCGACGTCGCCGACGCCATCGACGTGCGCGGCACCTTGGAGGGCATGGCGGCTCGCCTCGCCGCGGAGAACGGTCTCACCCGACGGGTCCATGCCCAGTTGGCGGACTGTGTCGCGGCGCTGGACGAGGTCGTCGAGGTGCTCGACGGGACCGACGAGCCCTTCCTGCGCTACGTGGAGCACAACGAGCGGTTCCATGCCGTCCTGGTGCGGGCCAGTGACAATCGCATGCTGCGCGCCGCGCTGGAACGCGTGGTCGCACTCCCCTTCGCCTCGCCGAGCGCGTTCGTGCGGGCCCAGGCACACCTCCCCGAGACCCTCGGTGTCGTCCGGCTCGCGCAACGCCAACACCACGACATCCTGGCGGCGATCGAGACCGGGGACGCGGAGCGGGCGGAGGACCTGAGCCGGGAGCACGCGCGGATGGCCAAGCGGAATCTGGACTACGCGTTGCGGGACGCCGACGCCATGCGGGCGGTGGCGGGAGCCAACCTGATCGGGTCCGGGGCCGAACAAAGGAGCTGA
- a CDS encoding 5-methyltetrahydropteroyltriglutamate--homocysteine S-methyltransferase: protein MTSQNPQLPPYRADHVGSLLRPKELLDARARHAAGELGADELRAIEDSSIRDVVRMQEDIGLRSATDGEFRRSSWHMDFIYQLGGVSKVQDELKVTFHNAEGDLEFTPSGLRVDGKIHLQDPIFADAFGFLKDTTTTATPKLTIPSPSMVHYRGGQASIDPDVYPDIEEFWTDLSAAYAAQVKALGELGCTYLQLDDTSLAYLNDPSQRQMIDDRGDNGEALHVKYIRQINAALAGRPRDMRITTHMCRGNFRSSWVASGGYDYVADELFNQLQVDGFFMEFDDERSGTFEPLRYLPKDKFVVLGLVTTKKGALETKDFLKRRIEEASKYAPLEQLCLSPQCGFSSTFEGNDLSRDEQIAKLELIVEVAQEVWG, encoded by the coding sequence ATGACCTCCCAGAATCCGCAGCTTCCGCCGTACCGGGCCGACCACGTCGGCAGTCTCCTGCGTCCGAAGGAACTGCTCGACGCGCGGGCGCGCCACGCCGCCGGCGAGCTCGGTGCCGACGAACTCCGAGCGATCGAGGACTCCTCCATCCGTGACGTCGTGCGCATGCAGGAGGACATCGGGCTTCGCTCCGCGACCGACGGGGAGTTCCGTCGCTCCTCGTGGCACATGGACTTCATCTACCAGCTCGGTGGCGTGAGCAAGGTCCAGGACGAACTGAAGGTCACCTTCCACAACGCCGAGGGAGACCTGGAGTTCACGCCCTCCGGTCTCCGGGTGGACGGCAAGATCCACCTCCAGGACCCGATCTTCGCCGACGCGTTCGGCTTCCTGAAGGACACGACGACCACGGCGACGCCCAAACTGACCATCCCCTCGCCGAGCATGGTGCACTACCGTGGCGGCCAGGCGTCGATCGACCCCGACGTCTACCCGGACATCGAGGAGTTCTGGACCGACCTCTCGGCCGCCTACGCCGCTCAGGTCAAGGCGCTGGGCGAACTCGGTTGTACCTACCTCCAGCTCGACGACACCAGTCTCGCCTACCTGAACGACCCCAGCCAACGGCAGATGATTGACGACCGCGGGGACAACGGCGAGGCCCTGCACGTCAAGTACATCCGCCAGATCAACGCCGCCCTGGCGGGGCGACCCCGGGACATGCGGATCACTACGCACATGTGCCGCGGCAACTTCCGCTCCTCGTGGGTCGCGTCCGGTGGCTACGACTACGTGGCCGACGAGCTGTTCAACCAGCTTCAGGTCGACGGATTCTTCATGGAGTTCGACGACGAGCGTTCCGGGACCTTCGAGCCGCTCCGCTACCTGCCCAAGGACAAGTTCGTGGTCCTCGGCCTGGTCACCACGAAGAAGGGGGCCTTGGAAACCAAGGACTTCCTGAAGCGGCGCATCGAGGAGGCGAGCAAGTACGCCCCGTTGGAGCAACTGTGCCTGTCGCCGCAGTGCGGATTCTCCTCCACCTTCGAAGGCAATGACCTTTCGCGCGACGAGCAGATCGCCAAGTTGGAGCTCATCGTCGAAGTCGCCCAGGAGGTGTGGGGCTAG
- a CDS encoding benzaldehyde dehydrogenase: protein MSFLNIDELTGKIFTGQWTRAHGGDAPIVNPSSGAEVGRAGSSNGQDVAEAAARAAEAQKGWAALPFVERAAILHRAGRVIEDNGAEIIDWFKQEAGAAAGMAGFNVHVGGAECFEAAALASQPYGEILRSEKPRLSFSRQIPVGVVGVISPFNAPLILGIRSVAPALALGNAVILKPDPRTAICGGAVIAEAFRQAGLPEGVLQVLPGGVEAGQQLVADPNVPVIAFTGSTAAGRKIAEAASTHLKRTHLELGGNSPLIVLDDVDIDAAAENGAWSAFLHQGQICMIAGRHIVHESVADEYVAKLSQKAKGLPVGDPLQREVALGPIIDAAQRDKIHGLVTSSVSGGATLAAGGTYDDLFYRPTVLDHVTQETPAYNTEVFGPVASVIRFSSVDELAAIAANSEYGLSLGILTRNPMRGLEIADRIPSGIVHINDQTVDDEAVAPFGGVAASGNGSRVGGRANLEAFTETQWVTMQAEPARYPF from the coding sequence ATGAGCTTTCTGAACATCGACGAACTGACCGGGAAGATCTTCACCGGCCAGTGGACGAGGGCGCACGGGGGAGACGCCCCGATCGTCAACCCGTCCTCGGGCGCGGAGGTCGGCCGTGCCGGCAGCTCCAACGGACAGGACGTCGCCGAGGCCGCGGCCCGGGCGGCCGAGGCACAGAAGGGGTGGGCCGCGCTGCCGTTCGTCGAACGGGCCGCCATCCTGCACCGGGCCGGACGCGTCATCGAGGACAACGGTGCCGAGATCATCGACTGGTTCAAGCAGGAGGCCGGGGCCGCCGCGGGTATGGCCGGCTTCAACGTGCACGTCGGGGGCGCGGAATGCTTCGAGGCGGCGGCTCTCGCCTCCCAGCCCTATGGCGAGATCCTGCGCTCGGAGAAGCCACGGCTCAGTTTCTCCCGCCAGATCCCGGTCGGGGTGGTCGGTGTGATCTCACCGTTCAACGCCCCGCTCATCCTGGGGATCCGGTCGGTGGCTCCGGCCCTGGCGCTGGGCAACGCGGTGATCCTCAAGCCTGACCCGCGTACCGCCATCTGCGGCGGCGCGGTGATCGCGGAGGCGTTCCGCCAAGCGGGCCTCCCCGAGGGGGTCCTGCAGGTCCTCCCCGGTGGTGTCGAGGCCGGTCAACAGCTCGTCGCCGACCCCAACGTTCCCGTGATCGCCTTCACCGGCTCCACGGCCGCCGGTCGTAAGATCGCGGAGGCCGCGAGCACCCACCTCAAGCGCACGCACCTCGAGCTCGGTGGCAACTCACCACTCATCGTCCTGGACGATGTCGATATCGACGCCGCCGCCGAGAACGGCGCGTGGTCGGCGTTCCTGCACCAGGGCCAGATCTGCATGATCGCCGGCCGCCACATCGTGCACGAGTCCGTCGCCGACGAGTACGTCGCCAAGCTCTCCCAGAAGGCGAAGGGCCTCCCGGTCGGCGATCCCCTCCAGAGGGAGGTCGCCCTCGGCCCGATCATCGACGCGGCCCAACGCGACAAGATCCACGGACTGGTGACCTCGAGCGTCTCGGGCGGCGCGACGCTCGCCGCGGGCGGCACCTATGACGACCTGTTCTACCGGCCGACGGTTCTCGACCACGTGACGCAGGAGACCCCCGCCTACAACACCGAGGTGTTCGGGCCGGTCGCCTCCGTGATCCGGTTCTCCTCGGTGGACGAGCTCGCCGCCATCGCCGCGAACAGCGAGTACGGCCTGTCCCTCGGAATCCTCACCCGAAACCCGATGCGTGGTCTGGAGATCGCCGACCGCATCCCCTCCGGGATCGTCCACATCAACGACCAGACAGTCGACGACGAAGCGGTCGCCCCGTTCGGCGGCGTGGCCGCGTCGGGTAACGGGTCACGGGTGGGCGGACGCGCCAACCTGGAGGCGTTCACCGAGACGCAGTGGGTCACCATGCAGGCCGAGCCCGCGCGCTACCCGTTCTAG